In Papaver somniferum cultivar HN1 chromosome 1, ASM357369v1, whole genome shotgun sequence, a genomic segment contains:
- the LOC113359303 gene encoding uncharacterized protein LOC113359303 gives MYIMLRFLDSDKAVIGEAYEQMDMMLGCLQDTLADDIEIKDIIKQIVVQRWSKMNIPLNCLAYLLVPKYYTNTWLMKPAPGGVNRKKPNYGKEVQDGYLDAIDKMFPIPEEVAVIRHQISDFVSNGSCFARPQAIADRARMSAKQWWGLYGGGAPELCNLAMRVLSQSVNSSCAERCWSTYNYIHSVKRNKLGSDRAEKLVYVHYNQRLLARQRADYGTQYRNWDVNPEENNIEEAIEVIEARERDTTFDNEVDYFTTQTPDVIPPSSPTPTPPPPPPPPPPSSQEQETLAQM, from the coding sequence ATGTATATTATGCTCAGATTTTTGGATTCCGACAAGGCCGTTATAGGAGAAGCATATGAGCAAATGGATATGATGCTGGGCTGTTTACAAGACACACTTGCAGATGATATAGAGATTAAAGATATTATTAAGCAAATTGTGGTTCAAAGATGGAGTAAAATGAACATTCCATTGAATTGCTTAGCTTATTTGCTTGTACCTAAGTATTACACAAATACATGGCTAATGAAACCAGCTCCCGGTGGCGTTAACAGGAAGAAGCCTAACTACGGCAAAGAAGTTCAGGATGGGTATCTAGATGCTATCGATAAGATGTTTCCAATACCGGAAGAAGTTGCGGTTATACGACatcaaattagtgattttgtgagTAATGGAAGTTGTTTCGCGCGCCCACAAGCTATAGCGGATAGAGCAAGGATGAGTGCAAAACAGTGGTGGGGTTTATATGGCGGAGGGGCACCGGAGCTTTGCAACTTAGCTATGAGAGTGTTGTCACAAAGTGTTAACTCTTCTTGTGCAGAAAGATGTTGGAGCACATATAACTACATCCACAGTGTAAAGAGAAACAAATTGGGATCTGATAGGGCTGAAAAACTTGTGTATGTTCACTATAACCAACGTCTTCTTGCAAGGCAAAGAGCCGATTACGGGACTCAATATAGAAACTGGGATGTAAATCCGGAAGAAAACAACATTGAAGAAGCTATTGAAGTGATTGAAGCAAGGGAGCGAGACACAACATTTGATAATGAAGTGGATTACTTTACAACACAAACACCTGATGTTATCCCTCCATCCTCCCCTACACctacacctccacctccacctccaccaccacctccaagtTCACAAGAACAGGAAACACTTGCACAAATGTGA